The genome window GCCTTCTCCTGCTTGTCCGGCGGATAGCCGTACTTTCGGAGCACACGCTTTACGAGCACGCGGAGGTGGGCGCGGACGTTCTCACGCACGGTCCAGTCGATCGTGACGTTCTGCCGCACGGTCTGCACCAGCTCCCGGGCGATGGTCCGCAGCGTTTCGTCGCCGAGCACCTGCACGGCGCTGTCGTTGGTCTCCAGTGCGTCGTAGAACGCCAACTCGTCGTCTGAGAGGCCGAGCGCCTCGCCGCGCTGGCAGGCAGCCTTCATGTCGCGCGCCAGAGCGATGAGCTCCTCGATGACCTGCGCGGTCTCGATGGCGCGGTTCTGGTACTTCCGCACGGCCTCTTCGAGCAACTCGGCGAACGATCGCGCCTGCACGACGTTGCGCCTCGCACGCGTCCGAATCTCGCCCCGCAGGAGCTTCTGCAGGAGCTCCACGGCCAGGTTGCGATGCGGCAGGCCGCGCACCTCGGCGAGGAATTCGTCGGACAGGATCGACAGGTCGGGCTTCTTCAGGCCGGCCGCGGCAAAGATGTCGACGACCTCGTCCGATACCATCGCTTTCGACACGATCTGGCGGATGGCGAGGTCCATCTCCTCGTCGGTCCTGCGCTCCCCGACGCCCTGCTTCGCGAGCACGGCCCGCACCGCCTGGAAGAAGCCGACATCGTCGCGGATGCTCAGCGCGTCCTCGTGCGGCACGGCCAGTGCGAACGCGCGCGACAGCTCCGTCACCGCCCGCAATACCCGCGCCTTGCCGTCCTCCTGCGCGAGCACGTGCTCCTGGGCCGCGGGCAGCAGCGACAGGCGCTGGGCGGGCGTGCCGGTGTGCCACGGCGCCCAGTCGAACCCGTAGAAGAGCCCGCAGCACACCTCGTACTTCTCCAGCATGACGGCCACGGCCTCGCTCTGGTCGAGCGCCGTCTTGCCGGTCCCGCCGGCCTCGGTGTAGGTTGCGAGCGCCTGCTTCAGCTCGTCGGCGAGGCCGAGGTAGTCGACGACGAGGCCGCCGGGCTTGTCCTTGAAGACGCGGTTCACGCGGGCAATGGCCTGCATGAGGCCGTGCCCGCGCATCGGCTTGTCGAGATACAAGGTGGCGAGGCTCGGCGCGTCGAAGCCGGTAAGCCACATGTCGCGCACTAGGACGAGGCGGAAGGGGTCGGCCGGGTCGCGGAACCGTTGTGCGAGGGCCTCGCGTCGCAGCTTGGTGCGGATGTGCGGCTGCCAATCGAGGGGGTCGGACGCCGAGCCCGTCATCACCACCTTGACGCGCCCGCGCTCATCGTCCTCGTCGTACCAGGCGGGGCGGAGGGCGACGATCTCCCGGTGGAGCGCCACGGCGATGCGGCGGCTCATGCAGACGACCATGGCCTTGCTGTCGAGCGCCGCGAGCCGCTGCTCGAAGTGGTCCACGAGGTCGCGGGCGACGAGCTGCAGGCGGGCGTCGGAGCCGACCACCGCCTCGAGCTGCGCCCACTTCGTCTTGAGCCGCTCCTTCCGCTCGATCTCTTCGCCCTCGGTGGCTTCCTCGAACTCCGCGTCGAGGTGGGGGCGCTCGGAGTCCTTCAG of Acidobacteriota bacterium contains these proteins:
- a CDS encoding type I restriction endonuclease subunit R, producing the protein MTRFTESLVEDAALSWLTGQGWAVAHGPDLAPGGLAAERTDYRQVFLDGRVRHAIAALNPDLPFEALDEAFRKLTRTDAPTLLERNRAFHRQLVDGIEVEYRRPNGTIAGAQVRLVDFDQPRRNDWLAVNQFTVADGHHTRRPDIVLFVNGLPLAVIELKNAAAEGASIWTAHQQLQTYQAQVPALCSTNAALVVSDGVQARMGVLGAGREWFKPWRTITGAQDAPVGLSELQVVLEGVFEPRRFLALVRHFIVFEDAGGGSLVKKMAGYHQFHAVNVAIEETLRAAEMIRADRAAEARGHFEAWPAGGAPGDRRVGVVWHTQGSGKSLTMAFYAGRAILHPALENPTLVVLTDRNDLDDQLFGTFARCRDLLRQPPVQATDRADLRAKLAVAAGGVVFTTIQKFFPDEKGDRHPVLSTRRNIVVLADEAHRSQYDFIDGFARHMRDALPHASFIGFTGTPIELSDANTRAVFGDYISVYDIQRAVHDGATVPIYYESRLARLALKDSERPHLDAEFEEATEGEEIERKERLKTKWAQLEAVVGSDARLQLVARDLVDHFEQRLAALDSKAMVVCMSRRIAVALHREIVALRPAWYDEDDERGRVKVVMTGSASDPLDWQPHIRTKLRREALAQRFRDPADPFRLVLVRDMWLTGFDAPSLATLYLDKPMRGHGLMQAIARVNRVFKDKPGGLVVDYLGLADELKQALATYTEAGGTGKTALDQSEAVAVMLEKYEVCCGLFYGFDWAPWHTGTPAQRLSLLPAAQEHVLAQEDGKARVLRAVTELSRAFALAVPHEDALSIRDDVGFFQAVRAVLAKQGVGERRTDEEMDLAIRQIVSKAMVSDEVVDIFAAAGLKKPDLSILSDEFLAEVRGLPHRNLAVELLQKLLRGEIRTRARRNVVQARSFAELLEEAVRKYQNRAIETAQVIEELIALARDMKAACQRGEALGLSDDELAFYDALETNDSAVQVLGDETLRTIARELVQTVRQNVTIDWTVRENVRAHLRVLVKRVLRKYGYPPDKQEKA